The bacterium region ATTAGGTAGCCGTTCATCACATGATGCTGGATGCTCGATGCTCGAGCATCGAGGATCGAGAAAGGAGGAAGGCGATGAAGATTTTTATTGATACAGCCAATGTGGAGGAGATTAGGGAGGCTAATTCCTGGGGGATAATAGATGGAGTAACGACCAACCCCTCCTTGATGGCTAAAGAAGGTAGGGATTTCAGAAAGACGGTAGAAGAGATATGCGCTATTGTCGACGGTCCCATTTCTGCTGAGGCAGTAAGCCTTAAGGCCGAGGAGATGATCCCTGAAGCAGAGGAGCTGGCCATGATACACCCCAATATCGTGGTTAAGATCCCTATTACGCCCGAGGGACTTAAGGCCGTCAAGACTTTAGCTCCACGAGGGATAAAGACTAACGTAACCCTTGTCTTCTCTTCTACCCAGGCCCTGCTGGCCGCTAAGGTCGGGGCAACTTATGTCAGTCCCTTTGTGGGACGTCTGGATG contains the following coding sequences:
- the fsa gene encoding fructose-6-phosphate aldolase → MKIFIDTANVEEIREANSWGIIDGVTTNPSLMAKEGRDFRKTVEEICAIVDGPISAEAVSLKAEEMIPEAEELAMIHPNIVVKIPITPEGLKAVKTLAPRGIKTNVTLVFSSTQALLAAKVGATYVSPFVGRLDDISHDGMDLIREIRAIFDNYGFDTEIIVASIRHPLHVIEAALAGADIATIPFKVIEQLVKHPLTDIGIQRFLADWETAPK